In Lentilactobacillus sp. SPB1-3, the sequence GTCACCTGTTTGGTTAACAGAAGTCAACACGGCTATTGAAAAGCGTGAACTTATGAAGATCAACATCTTACAAAATGCAGACGTTTCAACTGATGATGTAAGAAAATATATCGAAGAAAATTCTGATATTATGGTTATTCAAGTTATTGGCCACAGTTTATTATTATTTAAAGAAGCCGGTGACCCTGATAACCGTGACGTATCAGTTGAAGTAACATCAATCTAGGAGTGTTAAATCATGACGAAGGTTGCTAGTACCGTACAAACTTATGCGAAGACACAATTAAATACTGATGACCATCATAAAAAAATTGGTCTATTAGGTGGGACATTTAATCCCATTCATAATGGTCATTTAATAATTGCAGAACAGGTAATAGACCAGTTAGGTTTAGACGAAATCAGGTTCATGCCTGATTTCATGCCACCTCATGTCGATAAGAAGCTGGCCATTGATGCCAAAGATCGTGTCACCATGATCAATGGTTCAATCAGAGATAATCCTCATTTTGCAATTGAAATGGAAGAAATTGCTCGTGGTGGAACTAGTTATTCATATGATACGTTGGTGGCTTTAAAACGCAGAAACCCAAATTATGAATACTACTTTATCATCGGTGGTGATATGGTTGAATATTTACCTAAGTGGCATAAAATTGATGAATTAGCTAAGTTGGTAACGTTTGTCGGAGTTAAACGATCGGGATATAAGACGACTTCAAAATACCCAATTATTTGGGTTGACGTTCCATTCATTGATATATCATCAACACTTATAAGATCTAAGGTAAGAGCTAATCATTCAATTAGATACCTTGTACCAACCCGTGTTGAAAAATATATTAGGGAGAATGGTCTATATGCAAACTAAAGAATTAACGTATCAACATCATTACACGTCGTTAACTCGACCCGAGTTAGTGGCAAAGTTAAAAACTACATTAACTGATGATCGCTTTCAACATGTTTTGCGTGTTGAGCAGACTGCAGTTGATTTGGCCGAACGCTATGGTGTTGATCCTGAAAAGGCCAGTATAGCTGGATTGGTCCATGATTATGCTAAGCAACGTTCTGATAAAGACTTTGTTGATGCGATTCATGAATATCATTTGGACCCTGATTTGTTGAATTATGGCAATGCCATTTGGCATGGAGTAGTTGGCTGGATTTTTGTCAAAAATGAATTAGGTATCAACGATATAGAAATTTTAAATGCTGTTGAATACCATACAGTTGGACACGAAGTGATGACTGTATTGGCGCAAATTGTTTATATGGCTGACTACATTGAACCAAATCGGAATTTTCCAGGAGTGGAAAAAGCCCGTCAGTTGACCAATACAGATTTAGTGCTTGCGGTGGCTTATCAAACTAAGCAGACATTGGCTTACTTAGTGGCAAATAACCGCCCAGTATTTCCCCAGACGGTTGTTACTTACAATAGTTGGGTACCCAAAAGTGGACTTAATTAATAGGAGGATTTATGGATAGTAAAGATATTGCTCAAATCGCGGTGCGAGCTGCAGATAGTAAACGGGCAAATGACATTGTTGTATTAGATATGCAAAACGTTAGTTTGATGGCAGATTATTTTGTCATTGCTGATGCTAATTCAAATCGTCAAGTTAAGGCGATTGCTGATGAAATTGCTGACCAAATGTCAGCATCAAAAATTGAAATTTACCAAGTATCTGGAAGAGACACTGCTAAGTGGATCTTGATTGATCTTGGTGAAGTAATCGTTCATGTTTTCCAAACAGATGAACGTGATTTCTATAATTTGGAAAAATTGTGGTCAGACGCACCATTCTTGGATACACGGGATTGGCTTGAAGTATGATCTACGAAAAGTTTGCTAAATTTTACGACGAACTATTTGATGATGAGTTGTATACCAAGTGGGGCAACTACTTTGAACAGAGAGTCTCTAAATCAGCAAGCATTATGGATTTAGCGTGTGGGACTGGTAAGTTAGCGATTGAATTGATTCGACGTGGTTATAATGTGACCGGATCTGATATTTCAGAAGACATGCTTAAGTTGGCTAGCGAGCATGCTCAAGTAGCTAACGTAAATCTTCCCTTGATTCAAATGGACATGTTAGAAATGGATGGCTTGACGACATTTGATGCAATTTCTTGTTTTGATGATTCCTTATGCTATTTAATTGAAGATGGCCAGTTATTAAGAGCCTTTCAGCAGGTTAATGCTCATTTAAATCCTGGAGGGACCTTTTTATTTGATGTGATTACACCATATCAAACTGATGAGGTGTATCCAGGATATATGTTCAATGATCGAACTGAGGATTCCGCTTTTATGTGGTCATCGTATTCAACTGATGATTCTGAACATGCTATTGAACATGATTTAGTTTTCTTTTTATTCAATGAAGAAAAGAATGCATACGATGCTTATAATGAAATTCATGATGAACGTTCCTTTGAATTTGCTGTCTACCAACATATGTTGAATGATGCTGGTTTTAAAGATATTAAAGTAACCACTGATTTTGGTAATCAACCATATCAAGAAAAGGTTAAACGTTGGTTTATTGAATGTACAAAGGGGTGATTTGATGGAGACGGCTGTAGGGATTATTGCAGAATTTAATCCATTTCACAACGGACATCAATATTTACTAGATCAGGCCCGCAAACAGTCAGGAGCGACAACTGTGGTCGCTATTATGAGCGGTAATTGGATGCAGCGGGGAGAACCAGCCATTTTTGATAAATGGAAAAGGGCTCAAGCTGCCGTTGCCGCGGGTGTCGACTTGGTAATTGAATTACCATTTTCAGGTGCCGTTCAACCAGCACATTTATTTGCTAAGAGTGCTGTGAAAATCGCATCTGAAATGGGGATTGAATCGTTAGCTTTCGGCGCAGAGCACCCAGATATGGATTATGATTTGTTAATTCATAATCAACCTGAAAAAGACGATTCATTTAAAAAATTTAACGAACCCTATGCTTCAACTTTTCAAAATTATTTGAAAGAAAAAACAGGGATAAATTTACGTGAACCTAATGACATTTTGGCATTTAGCTATGCAAATGCTAATTTTGATTTAGGAAATCCGTTAAAATTATTGCCAATTCAAAGAATCGACGCTGACCATAACGAACCAGAATTGAGTAAGGGTTCTTTGATCAGCAGTGCTTCTGCAATTAGAAATAGTATTTTCGGAAATTCAACTGAATTTAGTAAATTTGTTCCTGAATCAAGTTTACACATGATCTATAGTGGTTTTAAGTACGACTGGGAACAGTTTTGGCCAATGTTACGTTATGAGCTAGTAAAGACGCCTATCGAAGAATTACAGCGAATTTATCAGATGACTGAGGGTATTGAGCATCGGTTAAAAGATGCAGCCAGAAAGTCTAGATCGTTCACTGATTTTTTGGAGACGGTGAAGACTAAACGATACACGTATACCAGAATTCAAAGGTTATGTGTATATGTATTAGTGCATGCATTCACCGACAACATGTTAGTGGATCCTAGCTATTTGAGACCACTGGCATTTAACGAGCAAGGCCAAAGGTATTTGAATCAAATAAAACACGACACGGAATGGCCTATTATTACCAAAGTAACCGATGAAGTGGTCGATGAGTTTGTAGGTTTAGACTATCGATCATCAATGATGCAAGAGTTGGTTAGTGGTGAAGCACAAGACATTCATCGACATCCATTTATGGAGATATAAATGCGGTTGCTATCAAGGAATTAGCCTTGACAAGGTATTTTGATGCCGGTATAATAAGTCGTGTTGCATTGGAGGAATAACATGGAAATGTTTTTTAGGGAACTTCAAAAGTATCCCGAAAATGCACCTTTTAAATTTGAAGAAACTCTTGATATAAAAAAAGAGCTTCTTGATAGGTATGCTGATCAAGTAATTGATGCAGATAAGTTTACCGTTTCTGGAACAGCTTATGCTGATTTAGGAGACGTAATTGTGAATTATCACGTTACTGGTAATCTTGTGGTGCCATCATCCAGATCATTAATGCCTGTCAATCTGCCTATGGAATTCGACGTTGAAGAATTTTACGTCCCATCTAAGGCCGCTGAGTCTCGGTACCCTAAAGATGCAGTTGTCTTCGTTCTTGATGAGGATGCAAAAGTTGAAATCACTGATTCAGTAATTGATAACGTCATATTAAATATTCCAATGCAGGTTCTTGCTGAATCTGAAATCGACGGAGAAGACGATATGCCCAGCGGAAACGACTGGGAAGTTATGACCGCCGATGATTTCGACAAGAACAAGGCAGAGTTAGAAACTGTTGATCCACGTTTAGCTAAACTAAAGGATTTATTCCCTGAGGATAATCAAGAAGATTAGTTAGGCATTAATAATTTCACTAGTGGATATTTTAAAGTAGAGGAGGGATTTTTAATGGCTACACCAGCACGTAGAACCTCTAAGGCGAAAAAAGGTATGCGCCGTGGTCACATCAAGTTACAAACACCAAATCTTAGTTTTGATCCTAAGACTGGCGAGTACAGAATGCCACACCACGTGTCACCATCAGGCTACTACAATGGCCGTAAGGTTATCGACAAGTAATTGTCTTTAAACTATTAAGAACGCCATGGATTCTTAACGGTTTGTTAAAACGCTCTAAGCAAATGCTTAGGGCGTTTTATTATGGAGTGGAGTAATCTGAGAGATTAGATAAAAAAGAACTAACGAATAGTTATGCTATTCGTTAGTTCGATTATTAAAGGATTAAACTGTAAGATTATTTAGTAAAGTCAACAACCATACGACCAACAATTTTTCCGGCTTTCATTTCGTCAATGATATCATTGATTTCTTCAAGCTTTCTAGTGTGAACGATAGGTTTAACTTTACCTTCAGCACCGAATTGGAAAGTTTCAGCTAAGTCTTGACGAGTACCAACAAGTGAACCAGCAACTTGGATACCATCTAAAACAGTCTTGTCGATGTTAAGAGCCATGTCACCTTTAGGAAGGGCAACGGCAACTAATTTACCATCTGGACGAAGAGCGTTAACTGAAGTAGTGAAAGCAGCAGCGTTAACGGCAGTAACTTGGGCGTTGTGAACACCACCAACTTTTGCTTGAATTTGTTCAGCAACATCTGGATCATGACGGTCAATACCAATTTCAGCACCATTGTCTTTAGCAGCTTGTAACTTTTGTTCGTTACCATCAACTGCAACAACGTGAGCACCAAAAACATTGTGAGCAAATTGTACGGCAAGGTTACCAAGACCACCGGCACCAACAACTTCAACCCATTGACCTGGGCGAGTGTCACCAACTTTTAATGCTTTGTACATAGTAACGCCGGCACAAGTTAATGATGTTGCTTCGATGGGGTCAAGTTCTTCAGGAACCTTAACGGCATAGTTAGCATCAACGATTACTTCTTCTGCCATGGCACCATCAACAGTGAAACCAGAGTTTTTAACGTTACGGCAAAGAGTTTCACGACCAGTGTTACAGAATTCACAATGACCACAGCCCTTGAAGAACCAAGCGATTGATACTCGGTCACCAATCTTTAAGTTGTCAACATCGTCAGCAACTTGAATGACTCTACCAACACCTTCGTGACCGATGATTCTTCCTGGAACTGCACCAAAGTCTCCGGCAGCAACGTGGAGGTCTGTGTGACAAAGACCACAATATTCCACTTTAACTAAAGCTTCACCATGTTCGATTGGGCGAAGAGTAACATCTTTAATGTCAACGTATCCGTCAACAGAATCGCGTACAACAGCTGCTTTCATATAATACCATCCTTTTGAAATTTATTTTCTTAAACAAAGTTAATTATAAATCAAACAAGTCTTTTATCAAGTGAAAAAAGACACAAATTGATGAAAAATGAAAATTATTTCCATATATACCTTAAATGAGAAAATATCTCTTATTTCACTTAAGTATGTTAGAATTAGAATAATATTTAAAAAGAACCTTAATTAGGATTACGTAGGAGAATTGTAAAATGAGTCGAGTTTTAATAATTGAAGATGAAAAAAATCTTTCCCGGTTTGTCGAGCTTGAGCTACAGCATGAGGGTTATGAAACCCAAGTAGAGCTAGACGGTCGCAAGGGATTAGATGCTGCATTAAATGATAATTTTGACGTAATTTTACTAGATTTGATGCTTCCTGAACTTAATGGTATGGAAGTTGCTCGTAGATTACGAGAAAAGAAAAATACGCCAATTATAATGATGACCGCAAGGGATTCTGTGATCGATCGAGTATCAGGATTTGATCATGGAGCAGATGACTATATTGTTAAACCATTTGCAATCGAAGAATTATTGGCAAGAATTCGGGCATTGTTGAGACGAATTCAAATCGAAAACGATCAACAAAAGGGCAACAAGAAGACAGTTGTCTTTAAGGATTTGACTATCGAAAAAGAGAGCCGAATCGTTCGTCGTGGCGATGAAGTTATCAACTTAACCAAGCGTGAGTATGAATTGTTGTTGGCATTGATGGAAAATGTTGACGTTGTTTTAGCTAGAGATGTGTTATTAACCAAAGTCTGGGGTTATGATTCTGAAGTTGAAACTAACGTCGTTGATGTCTACATCAGATACTTACGAAACAAGATTGACCGTCCTGGTGAGAATAGTTACATTCAAACTGTTAGAGGTACGGGTTACGTGATGCGCTCATGAGCGAAGAAATTAGTCCCAAAAAAAGAAGGATCTCTTTAACATTTAAGTGGTCCTTTTTTACATCTATTGGTGTATTTGTGATTGTCTTAGTATTTTCAATGTTGATTTTTAATCGGTTCACTAATGTTTTAGTCCAACAAGAAAGAGGCTATATTAATGACACCTTGATGACTGTCTCGGGTCGGCTGGCCAATTTTGATTCACCGATTACTAAAAACAACGTTAATTCAGTTTTGAGACCAGACATCGATAATGAAAATAATAACAATGTACCAATTGATAAACAGACGCACCAAAGCATTTACTCTGATTCTCTGATTATTAATCTATCAAGAGACAGTATG encodes:
- a CDS encoding nicotinate-nucleotide adenylyltransferase; this encodes MTKVASTVQTYAKTQLNTDDHHKKIGLLGGTFNPIHNGHLIIAEQVIDQLGLDEIRFMPDFMPPHVDKKLAIDAKDRVTMINGSIRDNPHFAIEMEEIARGGTSYSYDTLVALKRRNPNYEYYFIIGGDMVEYLPKWHKIDELAKLVTFVGVKRSGYKTTSKYPIIWVDVPFIDISSTLIRSKVRANHSIRYLVPTRVEKYIRENGLYAN
- the yqeK gene encoding bis(5'-nucleosyl)-tetraphosphatase (symmetrical) YqeK, whose amino-acid sequence is MQTKELTYQHHYTSLTRPELVAKLKTTLTDDRFQHVLRVEQTAVDLAERYGVDPEKASIAGLVHDYAKQRSDKDFVDAIHEYHLDPDLLNYGNAIWHGVVGWIFVKNELGINDIEILNAVEYHTVGHEVMTVLAQIVYMADYIEPNRNFPGVEKARQLTNTDLVLAVAYQTKQTLAYLVANNRPVFPQTVVTYNSWVPKSGLN
- a CDS encoding response regulator transcription factor — translated: MSRVLIIEDEKNLSRFVELELQHEGYETQVELDGRKGLDAALNDNFDVILLDLMLPELNGMEVARRLREKKNTPIIMMTARDSVIDRVSGFDHGADDYIVKPFAIEELLARIRALLRRIQIENDQQKGNKKTVVFKDLTIEKESRIVRRGDEVINLTKREYELLLALMENVDVVLARDVLLTKVWGYDSEVETNVVDVYIRYLRNKIDRPGENSYIQTVRGTGYVMRS
- a CDS encoding class I SAM-dependent DNA methyltransferase, yielding MIYEKFAKFYDELFDDELYTKWGNYFEQRVSKSASIMDLACGTGKLAIELIRRGYNVTGSDISEDMLKLASEHAQVANVNLPLIQMDMLEMDGLTTFDAISCFDDSLCYLIEDGQLLRAFQQVNAHLNPGGTFLFDVITPYQTDEVYPGYMFNDRTEDSAFMWSSYSTDDSEHAIEHDLVFFLFNEEKNAYDAYNEIHDERSFEFAVYQHMLNDAGFKDIKVTTDFGNQPYQEKVKRWFIECTKG
- a CDS encoding nucleotidyltransferase codes for the protein METAVGIIAEFNPFHNGHQYLLDQARKQSGATTVVAIMSGNWMQRGEPAIFDKWKRAQAAVAAGVDLVIELPFSGAVQPAHLFAKSAVKIASEMGIESLAFGAEHPDMDYDLLIHNQPEKDDSFKKFNEPYASTFQNYLKEKTGINLREPNDILAFSYANANFDLGNPLKLLPIQRIDADHNEPELSKGSLISSASAIRNSIFGNSTEFSKFVPESSLHMIYSGFKYDWEQFWPMLRYELVKTPIEELQRIYQMTEGIEHRLKDAARKSRSFTDFLETVKTKRYTYTRIQRLCVYVLVHAFTDNMLVDPSYLRPLAFNEQGQRYLNQIKHDTEWPIITKVTDEVVDEFVGLDYRSSMMQELVSGEAQDIHRHPFMEI
- the rpmF gene encoding 50S ribosomal protein L32 — encoded protein: MATPARRTSKAKKGMRRGHIKLQTPNLSFDPKTGEYRMPHHVSPSGYYNGRKVIDK
- the adhP gene encoding alcohol dehydrogenase AdhP gives rise to the protein MKAAVVRDSVDGYVDIKDVTLRPIEHGEALVKVEYCGLCHTDLHVAAGDFGAVPGRIIGHEGVGRVIQVADDVDNLKIGDRVSIAWFFKGCGHCEFCNTGRETLCRNVKNSGFTVDGAMAEEVIVDANYAVKVPEELDPIEATSLTCAGVTMYKALKVGDTRPGQWVEVVGAGGLGNLAVQFAHNVFGAHVVAVDGNEQKLQAAKDNGAEIGIDRHDPDVAEQIQAKVGGVHNAQVTAVNAAAFTTSVNALRPDGKLVAVALPKGDMALNIDKTVLDGIQVAGSLVGTRQDLAETFQFGAEGKVKPIVHTRKLEEINDIIDEMKAGKIVGRMVVDFTK
- a CDS encoding YhbY family RNA-binding protein — its product is MELKGKQRRLLKSKANRMKPIFSVGKNGLSPVWLTEVNTAIEKRELMKINILQNADVSTDDVRKYIEENSDIMVIQVIGHSLLLFKEAGDPDNRDVSVEVTSI
- the rsfS gene encoding ribosome silencing factor, with the translated sequence MDSKDIAQIAVRAADSKRANDIVVLDMQNVSLMADYFVIADANSNRQVKAIADEIADQMSASKIEIYQVSGRDTAKWILIDLGEVIVHVFQTDERDFYNLEKLWSDAPFLDTRDWLEV
- a CDS encoding DUF177 domain-containing protein, whose translation is MEMFFRELQKYPENAPFKFEETLDIKKELLDRYADQVIDADKFTVSGTAYADLGDVIVNYHVTGNLVVPSSRSLMPVNLPMEFDVEEFYVPSKAAESRYPKDAVVFVLDEDAKVEITDSVIDNVILNIPMQVLAESEIDGEDDMPSGNDWEVMTADDFDKNKAELETVDPRLAKLKDLFPEDNQED